Proteins found in one Fodinibius saliphilus genomic segment:
- a CDS encoding YncE family protein: protein MAQNTHSEGEPGQPLAQQIYVCNQGQATLSVIDVKSNKVVDKIDLQKLGFSANAKPHHTIAEPDGSHWYVTLIGENRVLKFNRDNKLVGQTEIEVPGLLSLHPRRDLLLVGRSMSAVNPPQSIGLIRRSDMSLIKEVPTFFRRPHAIASSPKNNWVYVASLAENQIFSYNLETDQTNLTTLDGQQTHVFVDFTISPDGNTMVATGQMTGQALIFDLSDPTSPTLEDTVEAGAQPWHPVFSPDGQFVYFGNKEDHTVTAVDMEARRVATIIEGNGIAQPHGSALSADGHYLYISNNNRKGTYQPSHSSSTSDLPGTITVINTKTYEIEKVIEVGTYATGIGTNARH from the coding sequence GTGGCTCAGAATACTCATTCTGAGGGTGAACCGGGCCAACCACTAGCCCAACAGATATATGTCTGTAACCAGGGACAGGCAACACTCAGTGTTATTGATGTGAAGTCCAATAAGGTTGTCGATAAAATTGATCTCCAGAAGCTTGGCTTTTCGGCAAACGCAAAACCGCACCATACCATAGCCGAACCGGATGGGTCCCATTGGTATGTGACCCTGATTGGTGAAAATCGTGTTCTTAAATTTAATCGGGACAATAAACTGGTTGGGCAAACCGAGATAGAAGTTCCCGGCCTTCTCAGTTTACACCCGCGGCGAGACCTACTACTTGTCGGTCGATCGATGAGTGCCGTCAATCCTCCACAGAGTATTGGCCTTATTCGTCGTTCTGATATGTCGCTCATAAAAGAGGTCCCGACTTTCTTTAGGCGCCCTCACGCCATTGCCAGCTCTCCCAAGAATAACTGGGTTTATGTAGCAAGCCTGGCTGAAAATCAGATTTTTTCATATAACCTCGAAACTGATCAAACGAATCTGACAACCCTTGATGGACAGCAGACACATGTATTCGTTGATTTTACCATCTCTCCCGACGGTAATACAATGGTGGCAACGGGACAAATGACTGGACAAGCACTTATTTTTGACCTGAGTGATCCAACCTCACCAACTCTAGAAGATACTGTTGAAGCTGGTGCTCAACCCTGGCACCCGGTTTTTTCACCTGATGGCCAGTTTGTCTATTTTGGCAATAAAGAAGATCATACTGTTACAGCAGTGGATATGGAGGCACGCAGAGTAGCCACAATTATTGAAGGTAATGGTATTGCACAGCCGCATGGAAGCGCACTTTCTGCAGATGGACATTACCTGTATATCTCAAATAACAATCGAAAAGGGACATACCAGCCAAGCCACTCCTCCTCTACTTCTGATCTGCCCGGAACTATTACTGTAATCAATACCAAAACTTACGAAATTGAAAAGGTAATCGAAGTGGGAACCTACGCAACGGGTATTGGCACAAACGCACGGCACTAG
- a CDS encoding FG-GAP repeat domain-containing protein, which yields MPYRTFSDLLLFSIILILISGCSGTRSTSQQNGGPGQTVTAFHRVVTPFPVYDSNGELVDQPFLGGFNNPRPQFVDIDGDNDPDLFVQESSNKLMYFENSSSKSSFPLSWQTDKFRNLDIGEWFRFADMDQDGDMDLLAEQPYSYIRYYRNDGSTEQPDFTLAADTLKNANGKPLFSDRQNIPNITDIDCDGYLDLFIGRLDGTVMRYESIGLDNKGIPQFELVSKRFEGIEIVKQIGTMHGANTLTFIDIDGDNDQDLFWGDFFEPSLLLVENTGSCNNPVLQGEPQPFPSSNPVQSSGYNAPTFTDWGQDGDLDLFIGVLGGAYNANQTLSDNFHFYEQKDNNSFKRQSKRFLNTIDIGNESMPAIGDIDGDGDDDLLLANKIDPGNRNTSVVYQFENKKEDGKTSLYQQETLTLPNAYHYAPALGDLNGDGRDDLLLGTWKGRIAYYQNTMEGFQLVEESLVELERGSNSAPVLSDLDGDGDLDLLAGNSGGGVYYYENKGTPTEPAFVLKKGAFANVETKHRSTPELHDIDGDGDLDLFLGSKIEGLLFYRNTGSSQQPIFTAEDLPLPLEAPRLAAPRFGDLDGDGNTDFWSGGNGGGLIYYQRTNHK from the coding sequence ATGCCATATCGAACGTTCAGCGATCTACTTCTCTTCTCCATCATACTTATTTTAATATCCGGCTGTAGCGGCACTCGTTCCACAAGCCAACAAAATGGAGGTCCCGGTCAGACAGTTACAGCGTTTCATCGGGTTGTAACTCCCTTCCCCGTTTATGACAGTAATGGGGAGCTAGTCGACCAACCATTTCTGGGCGGCTTTAATAACCCACGCCCCCAGTTTGTTGATATTGATGGGGATAATGATCCCGACCTATTTGTCCAGGAAAGCTCGAATAAACTTATGTATTTCGAAAATTCCTCTTCTAAATCATCATTCCCCCTTAGTTGGCAAACTGACAAATTCCGCAATCTTGATATCGGGGAATGGTTTCGTTTTGCCGATATGGATCAAGATGGAGATATGGACCTGCTTGCCGAACAACCTTACAGCTACATCCGGTATTATCGCAATGATGGATCAACAGAACAACCCGACTTTACCCTTGCAGCTGACACACTCAAAAATGCAAATGGGAAGCCCCTTTTCTCCGATCGTCAAAATATTCCTAATATAACGGATATTGATTGTGACGGATATCTTGATCTCTTTATCGGTCGGCTGGATGGCACTGTTATGCGCTATGAATCAATCGGTCTAGACAATAAAGGTATCCCCCAATTTGAGCTTGTCAGCAAACGTTTTGAAGGCATCGAGATTGTCAAACAGATCGGTACTATGCATGGAGCAAATACACTTACCTTCATCGATATCGATGGGGACAACGATCAGGATCTCTTTTGGGGAGATTTCTTTGAACCGAGCCTGCTTCTTGTAGAAAATACGGGCTCGTGTAATAATCCTGTACTGCAGGGAGAGCCGCAACCCTTTCCTTCCTCAAATCCCGTACAATCAAGCGGCTACAATGCCCCTACCTTTACCGATTGGGGACAAGATGGAGACCTTGATCTATTTATCGGTGTTTTGGGCGGTGCTTATAATGCGAACCAAACCTTATCGGATAATTTCCACTTTTATGAGCAAAAAGATAACAACTCATTTAAACGACAATCCAAGCGCTTTTTGAACACTATCGATATCGGGAATGAAAGCATGCCTGCCATAGGTGATATCGACGGGGATGGGGATGACGACTTGCTTCTTGCCAATAAAATTGACCCGGGGAACCGTAACACCTCAGTTGTTTATCAGTTTGAAAATAAAAAAGAAGATGGAAAAACATCTTTATACCAACAAGAAACATTAACACTCCCAAATGCTTATCACTACGCGCCTGCTCTTGGTGACCTCAACGGTGATGGGCGAGATGATCTTTTGCTCGGCACCTGGAAAGGGCGTATCGCTTATTATCAAAACACAATGGAAGGATTTCAATTAGTAGAGGAATCGTTGGTAGAGCTAGAGCGCGGAAGTAACAGTGCTCCAGTACTGAGCGACCTCGATGGGGATGGAGATTTAGATCTGTTGGCAGGAAACTCGGGCGGCGGTGTTTATTATTATGAAAACAAGGGCACCCCAACTGAGCCAGCATTTGTACTTAAGAAAGGAGCATTTGCTAATGTTGAAACTAAGCATCGCAGTACCCCGGAACTGCATGATATTGACGGTGACGGCGATTTAGATCTCTTTTTGGGAAGCAAAATTGAAGGACTACTCTTTTACCGGAATACGGGATCGAGCCAGCAACCAATCTTTACTGCAGAAGACCTGCCCCTACCTCTTGAAGCCCCCCGTCTCGCAGCCCCACGTTTCGGTGACCTGGACGGAGACGGTAATACTGATTTCTGGTCTGGTGGAAATGGGGGTGGTCTGATCTATTATCAAAGAACCAATCATAAATAA
- the yaaA gene encoding peroxide stress protein YaaA, which yields MKIVMSPAKSLDYDSELPTDKATQPRFLDEAEILNNKLAQMSKDELKELMDISQNLADLNYERYQKFSTPFTKENARPCIYAFNGSAFKELDAHSIENIDTMQNSLRILSGMYGTLRPLDLMQPYRLEMGTKMQVNGHDRLYDFWDDSLTEALNDELEDDELFVNLASKEYFKALQPDDIKVDVITPKFKDFKNGTLKTIGFYSKKNRGTMARYLIKNDVSTYDGLLGFNGNDYSYSEEHTEDKTEPVFIR from the coding sequence ATGAAAATTGTAATGTCTCCGGCTAAGTCACTGGATTATGATTCTGAACTCCCTACTGATAAAGCTACACAACCACGCTTTTTAGACGAAGCAGAAATATTAAATAATAAACTGGCCCAGATGTCAAAAGATGAGCTCAAAGAGCTTATGGATATCAGCCAGAACCTAGCCGACCTGAACTACGAGCGCTATCAAAAGTTTTCTACACCTTTTACCAAAGAGAATGCGCGTCCCTGTATCTACGCCTTTAACGGTTCTGCTTTCAAAGAGCTCGATGCTCATAGCATAGAGAACATCGATACCATGCAAAACAGCTTGCGTATCCTTTCCGGGATGTACGGTACTCTGCGCCCCCTCGACTTAATGCAACCTTATCGTTTAGAGATGGGCACCAAGATGCAGGTAAACGGTCACGACCGTCTTTATGATTTCTGGGACGATAGTCTAACCGAAGCGTTAAATGATGAGCTTGAAGATGATGAACTGTTTGTGAATCTGGCCAGTAAAGAGTACTTCAAGGCCCTGCAACCAGACGATATAAAAGTGGATGTAATCACCCCCAAATTCAAAGATTTTAAAAACGGAACTTTGAAGACTATTGGTTTCTATTCCAAGAAAAACCGGGGAACAATGGCTCGTTACCTCATCAAAAATGACGTAAGCACCTACGATGGCCTGCTAGGTTTTAACGGCAATGATTATAGTTACAGCGAAGAACATACCGAAGACAAAACCGAACCTGTCTTTATTCGATAA
- the cas2 gene encoding CRISPR-associated endonuclease Cas2, with product MYYILVYDVNVDRVQKMLKIMREYLNHVQNSVFEGELTDAQLAELKDRARDLMDEDEDSIIIYRVGSKRWRNREVLGIEKHSTDNFI from the coding sequence ATGTATTATATACTTGTTTATGACGTAAATGTAGATAGGGTGCAGAAAATGCTAAAAATTATGCGAGAGTATTTGAATCATGTTCAAAACTCAGTTTTTGAAGGGGAGCTGACCGATGCCCAGCTTGCAGAATTGAAAGACCGGGCCCGGGATTTAATGGATGAAGACGAAGATTCGATTATTATTTACCGGGTGGGCAGCAAGCGCTGGAGAAATCGAGAAGTACTGGGGATTGAAAAGCACAGCACAGATAACTTTATTTGA
- the cas1b gene encoding type I-B CRISPR-associated endonuclease Cas1b, which produces MKRPYYIFSSGKLMRKQNTIFFLPYDEEEELMEEAGQTKEAPTEWELITKAGEFKKEFDSPNKRVIPVDDVDSLMIFSEINFNARMLQFLTKNNIPAHLFNYYGHYNGSYYPREYLLSGFLLVDQVDHYKKHKKRMRIALQLVQGAAYNMLRNLKYYDGRAGNVSESIEKVEEILEKVPLAKDISELMGMEGNIRQAYYQAFPTILGDKYDFEKRVRQPPDNAVNALISFGNSMVYTTCLTEIYRTQLSPLVSYLHEPGDRRYSLALDLAEIFKPLLADRVIFTCLNQRRIQHTDFDESLNFCHLSEKGRKTFVKTFEEKLQTTIMHRKLDRKVSYRRLIRMECYKLVKHLTGAEPYEPFKAWW; this is translated from the coding sequence ATGAAAAGACCCTATTACATTTTTTCATCCGGCAAGTTGATGCGCAAGCAGAATACAATCTTCTTTTTGCCGTATGATGAAGAGGAAGAACTGATGGAAGAAGCCGGACAGACGAAGGAGGCTCCGACAGAGTGGGAGTTGATCACCAAAGCCGGAGAATTTAAAAAGGAGTTTGATTCGCCCAACAAACGGGTTATTCCCGTTGATGATGTGGATTCGCTGATGATATTCAGTGAGATTAATTTTAATGCCCGGATGCTTCAATTCTTGACCAAAAATAATATTCCTGCGCATCTTTTTAATTACTACGGTCATTACAATGGCAGTTACTACCCGCGGGAATATTTGTTGAGCGGATTTTTGTTAGTCGACCAGGTTGATCACTACAAAAAGCATAAAAAGCGAATGCGTATAGCTCTGCAGCTGGTACAGGGAGCTGCCTACAATATGTTACGTAATCTTAAATATTATGATGGCCGGGCCGGTAATGTAAGTGAGTCGATAGAAAAGGTTGAAGAGATACTCGAAAAAGTACCGTTGGCTAAAGATATCAGTGAGCTTATGGGGATGGAAGGAAATATTCGGCAGGCATATTACCAGGCATTTCCAACGATACTGGGTGATAAATATGATTTTGAAAAACGCGTGCGACAGCCGCCGGATAATGCCGTAAATGCCTTAATATCGTTTGGCAATTCGATGGTGTATACCACCTGCCTGACTGAAATTTATCGGACACAACTCTCACCGCTCGTTTCGTACCTTCATGAACCCGGCGACCGCCGTTATTCACTGGCCCTTGATTTGGCCGAAATCTTTAAACCGCTGCTAGCCGATCGCGTTATTTTTACCTGTCTTAATCAGCGCCGCATACAGCACACCGATTTTGATGAATCTCTTAACTTTTGTCACCTGTCCGAAAAGGGACGAAAAACGTTTGTAAAAACCTTCGAAGAAAAATTACAGACTACTATCATGCACCGCAAGCTAGACCGGAAAGTCTCATACCGCCGACTTATTCGGATGGAGTGCTACAAATTAGTCAAACACCTGACCGGCGCCGAGCCATACGAACCGTTCAAAGCCTGGTGGTAG
- a CDS encoding four helix bundle protein, which yields MNKTIDFDSVDRLKERTKKLALAIIKLNKTLPKTEEAKVIGHQLLRCGTSVGANYRAACRARSDRAFYAKLCIVVEEADEVLFWLKLVMESGLKRKNQIETLVSEAKEILAIMAAFRKTVGKRLKN from the coding sequence ATGAATAAAACTATTGATTTTGATAGCGTTGACAGGCTTAAGGAAAGAACTAAAAAGTTAGCTTTAGCTATCATAAAGCTAAATAAAACATTACCCAAAACGGAAGAGGCGAAAGTTATTGGGCACCAACTGTTGCGATGTGGCACATCCGTAGGAGCAAACTATAGGGCAGCTTGTCGGGCACGTTCAGATCGTGCTTTTTATGCAAAGTTATGTATTGTCGTTGAAGAGGCGGATGAAGTTCTATTTTGGCTTAAGCTTGTAATGGAATCTGGATTAAAAAGAAAGAATCAAATTGAGACTCTTGTTAGCGAAGCAAAAGAAATACTCGCTATAATGGCAGCATTTCGAAAAACAGTTGGAAAACGCCTCAAGAATTAA
- a CDS encoding CRISPR-associated protein Cas4: MDTEEKPITGTEIAYYFICARKLWFFTHNIQCEHDSDAVRMGRHIHKTSYKRKKKEVSVDGVIKVDWIDHDKKVIHEVKKSSSMEQAHEWQLKYYMWYLEQKGLDMADESSGEEFTDQPSKRGYIGELNYPKMRKTKTVILSDTDRKTLEQKIIPNIRKIKNREKPPKTVEWDICKYCSYNELCYS, encoded by the coding sequence ATGGATACCGAAGAGAAACCAATCACCGGCACCGAAATAGCTTACTACTTTATTTGTGCCCGCAAGCTGTGGTTCTTTACGCATAACATACAGTGCGAGCACGACAGTGATGCCGTGCGAATGGGGCGGCATATCCACAAGACCAGCTACAAGCGCAAAAAGAAAGAGGTGAGTGTAGATGGCGTTATCAAAGTAGACTGGATCGATCACGATAAAAAGGTGATCCACGAGGTCAAAAAATCCAGCAGTATGGAGCAGGCCCACGAATGGCAGCTCAAATATTATATGTGGTATCTGGAGCAGAAGGGGTTGGATATGGCAGACGAATCTTCTGGCGAGGAATTCACCGATCAACCCAGCAAAAGGGGATATATAGGGGAGCTGAACTATCCGAAAATGCGGAAAACAAAAACGGTAATTTTATCTGATACGGACCGGAAGACCCTTGAGCAGAAGATCATCCCCAATATTCGGAAGATTAAAAACCGGGAAAAACCACCGAAAACCGTAGAATGGGATATCTGTAAATACTGCTCGTACAATGAATTGTGCTACAGCTAG
- a CDS encoding DevR family CRISPR-associated autoregulator, protein MDIQNVKNLTLVGRLSINLASLNNEGTEGNATQPRTATIVDDGELYTVPVISGDMLKYWHVKHLCAIAQDRDLSLSENNARKNPNPNRLKAELAKHEWVIDKIPEAKEWEKKSDVDKDFLEQSLYGLVASECAVTDAHGLLITEVAPHDEDDKEVFSARVAVARTSRVQTGFMTGIPRKNATGHYFHAKYVSKRTGIKSRESTAGEGQNIFTRPATSADFAIVINVDLAGLGFNDAADKYEIDEEEQAKRKKAVVDALSYTLMNQPGANSSQQFPHIMGFEGAITTSTNRSPAPSASPIKGDYLETLEGLVKNINKMNGDSSAEYHTVESVEEAVSFLSN, encoded by the coding sequence ATGGATATTCAAAATGTAAAAAACTTAACATTGGTTGGGCGCCTTAGTATTAATTTAGCGAGTCTGAACAATGAGGGTACAGAGGGAAATGCTACACAACCAAGAACAGCGACAATTGTAGATGATGGAGAACTATATACTGTTCCGGTTATTTCCGGTGATATGTTAAAGTATTGGCACGTAAAGCATCTGTGTGCGATTGCTCAGGATAGAGATTTATCATTAAGTGAAAATAATGCTCGAAAAAATCCTAACCCCAATCGACTTAAAGCAGAATTGGCAAAGCACGAATGGGTTATTGACAAAATTCCGGAGGCTAAAGAGTGGGAGAAAAAAAGCGATGTAGATAAAGATTTCTTAGAGCAATCTCTTTATGGATTAGTGGCTTCTGAATGTGCTGTAACTGATGCACATGGACTATTGATTACAGAGGTTGCACCCCATGATGAGGATGATAAGGAAGTTTTTAGTGCTAGGGTGGCTGTAGCTCGAACAAGCAGAGTACAAACCGGTTTTATGACGGGGATTCCACGAAAGAATGCAACCGGACATTATTTTCATGCAAAATATGTTTCAAAAAGAACAGGCATTAAATCGAGGGAATCTACTGCTGGAGAAGGCCAAAATATCTTCACAAGGCCTGCTACAAGTGCCGATTTTGCGATAGTTATTAATGTAGATTTAGCTGGACTTGGTTTTAATGATGCGGCAGACAAATATGAGATTGATGAAGAAGAACAGGCGAAAAGAAAAAAAGCCGTTGTTGATGCTTTGAGTTATACTTTAATGAATCAACCGGGGGCAAACAGTAGTCAGCAATTTCCTCATATTATGGGGTTTGAAGGAGCAATCACGACTTCTACAAATAGAAGTCCAGCCCCAAGTGCTAGTCCAATAAAGGGTGATTATTTAGAGACTTTAGAAGGATTGGTTAAAAATATTAACAAAATGAATGGTGATAGTAGCGCAGAATATCATACTGTTGAATCGGTAGAGGAGGCTGTTTCATTTTTATCGAACTGA
- the cas3 gene encoding CRISPR-associated helicase Cas3': MHQTFEKALNKAGFPSGRAKQDKVFNAFRSGKHVILKAPTGWGKTFAVNAALGNGHHIYSLPLRVLVDSLTEATNDFNLHTCVAHHGQERNHPFLDPGNDPVDPYGLVYTTLDQTLSSFLGIPIGVSLRQGNILPAVVDNSHLIFDEFHLFEPERSWTTALFALQQAKKNCVVLTATLSDFMLEFLEEFLATTDIGKEYGVEVIEAGRPFLNRKELVEGNGFENVESIELGQRTIIIKNDINSAKETAQVLRKQVDLPVYLLHSELLAQDRKEIEERVQNIFSEDTNESGILVATQVVEAGIDITCDVMHTDLCPPSSFIQRAGRSARYEGEESKIIWHAIENAGPYRSQEELIEDLEQYLEGKELLDENTEQEIINLSESFDKEQVEKFKQRNVREVDKLRSQRDYSAYRDMIRSIDNKNVAIGTDLSQTYHFISVSRSKFYYKEGFFYKAALEKPSKYGVYNSELGEVVPTDHIEKADFILFDPEFVGYRKELGFTFDQLGGAEKFLDKNRDTVTRYDYDNETYEEHVNRLYLKLSTASWMIDHLADHPWIGTKQNADFIARFLIWAHDLGKLTLKWQQAHQVASDSDPMAHTKKDGEFDRIRKPPKHAWIGAWMVLDYLLKRFGEDPKSPKLTKPVFWAIADHHGYSDNLNKKDIQPYEIGFLEYLDGMAVRNDWIEDEWNSSILDPIRLKKSETENVYKNFRNQALQLRPEDDLSLYFMFCYILRKADQNATELVSIKREEQKTSTNKSMGNIVE, translated from the coding sequence ATGCATCAAACATTTGAGAAAGCACTAAATAAAGCTGGCTTCCCTTCTGGGCGGGCAAAACAAGACAAAGTCTTTAATGCCTTTCGATCAGGAAAGCATGTCATATTGAAAGCTCCTACAGGTTGGGGTAAGACCTTTGCTGTGAATGCTGCTTTAGGAAATGGACATCATATTTATTCTCTACCGCTTCGTGTATTAGTTGATTCATTAACTGAGGCTACGAATGATTTTAATCTACATACGTGTGTCGCTCATCATGGGCAAGAAAGAAATCACCCATTTTTAGATCCCGGAAACGATCCTGTAGATCCCTATGGATTGGTATATACAACGCTGGATCAAACACTAAGTTCCTTTTTGGGAATACCGATTGGTGTGTCGCTTAGGCAAGGTAACATTTTGCCTGCAGTTGTTGACAATAGCCACCTTATTTTTGATGAATTTCATCTTTTTGAACCGGAGAGAAGTTGGACAACGGCTTTGTTTGCTCTGCAGCAGGCTAAGAAAAACTGCGTGGTTCTTACTGCTACTCTTAGCGACTTTATGCTTGAATTCTTGGAAGAATTTTTGGCTACAACTGATATAGGTAAAGAATATGGTGTTGAAGTAATTGAGGCAGGTCGCCCATTTCTTAATAGAAAAGAACTGGTTGAAGGGAATGGGTTTGAGAATGTTGAAAGTATTGAATTAGGTCAACGCACTATCATTATCAAAAATGATATTAATTCTGCCAAAGAAACAGCACAGGTGCTTAGGAAACAGGTAGATCTGCCTGTTTATTTGCTCCATTCCGAACTGCTTGCCCAGGATCGCAAGGAGATTGAAGAAAGAGTCCAGAATATTTTCAGTGAGGATACCAATGAAAGTGGAATCCTTGTAGCAACTCAGGTAGTAGAGGCGGGCATTGATATTACTTGTGATGTAATGCATACAGATTTGTGTCCGCCCTCGTCATTCATACAGCGGGCCGGACGTAGTGCTCGTTACGAAGGAGAGGAGAGCAAAATTATTTGGCATGCTATTGAAAATGCCGGTCCGTATCGGAGCCAGGAAGAATTGATTGAAGACCTTGAACAATATCTTGAAGGCAAGGAGCTGTTGGATGAAAATACCGAACAAGAGATCATCAATTTATCCGAGTCTTTTGATAAAGAACAGGTGGAGAAATTTAAACAGAGGAATGTAAGAGAAGTAGATAAGCTCAGATCTCAGCGAGATTATTCTGCTTATCGGGATATGATTCGGTCTATTGATAACAAAAACGTGGCTATCGGTACAGATCTTAGTCAGACATATCATTTTATAAGTGTTTCGAGGTCAAAGTTTTATTACAAAGAAGGCTTTTTCTACAAAGCAGCTCTTGAGAAACCGTCAAAATATGGAGTTTATAATTCAGAGCTCGGAGAGGTAGTTCCTACCGATCATATTGAAAAAGCAGATTTCATATTATTTGATCCCGAGTTTGTGGGCTACCGAAAAGAGTTGGGATTTACTTTTGATCAATTGGGAGGAGCTGAAAAATTCTTGGATAAGAACAGGGATACTGTTACAAGATATGACTATGATAATGAAACCTATGAAGAGCATGTAAATCGATTATATCTAAAACTTTCTACTGCTTCCTGGATGATAGATCATCTTGCTGATCATCCGTGGATTGGGACCAAACAAAATGCTGATTTTATCGCTCGGTTTTTGATATGGGCGCATGATTTGGGAAAGCTAACTCTGAAATGGCAACAGGCACATCAGGTTGCATCAGATAGCGACCCAATGGCACATACAAAGAAAGATGGAGAATTTGATAGAATAAGAAAGCCTCCCAAACATGCTTGGATTGGCGCATGGATGGTTCTGGATTATTTGTTAAAAAGGTTTGGTGAAGACCCTAAAAGTCCAAAACTCACCAAGCCAGTTTTTTGGGCCATTGCCGACCATCATGGGTACAGTGATAACCTAAATAAAAAAGATATTCAACCTTACGAAATAGGTTTTTTAGAGTATTTAGATGGCATGGCGGTACGCAATGATTGGATAGAAGATGAATGGAATAGTTCAATACTTGATCCCATCAGGTTGAAAAAGTCCGAAACAGAAAATGTCTATAAAAATTTTAGGAATCAGGCTTTACAACTAAGGCCAGAGGATGATTTAAGTTTATATTTTATGTTTTGCTATATCTTGAGAAAGGCAGATCAAAATGCTACAGAGTTAGTGAGTATTAAAAGAGAAGAGCAGAAAACATCAACAAATAAATCAATGGGGAATATTGTAGAATGA
- the cas6 gene encoding CRISPR-associated endoribonuclease Cas6 translates to MRLHLKLTPNTDPVPFNYQHQLTGVLHKWLGQNNLHDKISLYSFSWLRGDFKQVDKDHITFSKGADWYIKCWNEDIIQALRDGIKDDSSVIRGMKVYKKSVKVTPNFGSVFRFEVDSPVLTRINRDDKSRKHLTFEDEKADASLTRTLRSKLKEAGFSNGDSEVIVGFDRSYNNAHTKLIRIKDDIRLKTSICPVIVAGTPKAVQFAWNVGIGEMTGSGFGCLK, encoded by the coding sequence ATGAGACTACATCTGAAGCTCACTCCTAATACCGACCCTGTCCCATTCAACTATCAGCACCAGCTTACCGGGGTTCTTCATAAGTGGCTGGGCCAAAATAACCTGCATGATAAAATATCGCTGTATTCTTTTTCGTGGTTGAGGGGGGATTTTAAACAGGTTGACAAAGACCATATCACTTTTTCAAAAGGTGCAGATTGGTATATAAAATGCTGGAATGAAGATATTATTCAAGCTTTGAGAGATGGGATCAAAGATGATAGTTCTGTAATTCGAGGGATGAAAGTTTATAAAAAGTCAGTTAAGGTTACACCTAATTTCGGGTCCGTGTTCCGATTTGAAGTTGATAGTCCTGTGCTTACAAGAATAAACAGGGATGATAAGAGCCGAAAGCATTTGACGTTCGAAGATGAGAAAGCAGACGCCAGCTTAACACGGACACTGCGAAGTAAATTAAAAGAAGCTGGCTTTTCTAATGGTGATTCTGAAGTAATCGTTGGATTTGATAGAAGTTATAATAATGCTCATACAAAGCTGATCCGAATTAAAGATGATATTAGGCTCAAAACAAGTATTTGCCCGGTTATCGTGGCTGGTACGCCCAAAGCGGTGCAATTTGCTTGGAATGTGGGAATAGGTGAGATGACGGGTAGTGGATTTGGATGTTTAAAGTGA